A window from Streptomyces sp. NBC_00299 encodes these proteins:
- a CDS encoding anhydro-N-acetylmuramic acid kinase: MRVIGLMSGTSHDAIDAAAADLNLVGDSLVLKARGLVSEGYDEALREALAEVLPPGVASMADVCRLDTRIGQAFAAAAVRADHELCDGRAELVASHGQTLYHWAEDGQVHGTLQLGQPAWIAEATGLPVVADFRPRDIAAGGQGAPLVSLVDLLWLRGRSGTPVALNVGGIANLTAPDGTAFDTGPGCALIDAAARGFSGGRLVYDVDGALAGRGSVHDPLLLRLLEEPYYALPAPKTTGKELFHLGHLRDALAGFGTLPAEDVVATLTMLTARTVADAVRAMGATEVIASGGGTRNPVLMRMLGQRLPGVALRTSDELGLPSAAKEAYAFAVLGFLTVHGLPGTVPSATGARHARVLGSITPGRDGLRLPPPAKERPVRLVLD, from the coding sequence ATGCGGGTGATCGGCCTGATGTCGGGCACGTCCCACGACGCCATCGACGCCGCAGCCGCCGACCTGAACCTCGTCGGCGACAGCCTGGTGCTCAAGGCGCGGGGCCTGGTGAGCGAGGGCTATGACGAGGCGTTGCGGGAGGCTCTTGCGGAGGTGCTGCCTCCGGGGGTGGCGTCGATGGCGGACGTGTGCCGGCTGGATACGCGGATCGGGCAGGCCTTCGCCGCGGCGGCGGTGCGGGCGGATCATGAACTGTGCGATGGCCGGGCGGAGTTGGTCGCCTCGCACGGGCAGACCCTGTACCACTGGGCCGAGGACGGACAGGTGCACGGCACGCTGCAGCTCGGGCAGCCCGCGTGGATCGCCGAGGCGACCGGACTGCCTGTGGTCGCCGACTTCCGGCCCCGTGACATCGCGGCGGGAGGACAGGGCGCGCCGCTGGTCAGCCTGGTCGACCTGCTGTGGCTGCGCGGCCGGTCCGGCACGCCAGTCGCCCTCAACGTCGGCGGGATCGCCAACCTCACCGCGCCCGACGGCACCGCCTTCGACACCGGTCCTGGCTGCGCGCTGATCGACGCCGCGGCACGGGGGTTCAGCGGCGGACGGCTGGTCTACGACGTGGACGGGGCGCTGGCCGGTCGCGGCAGCGTCCATGACCCGCTGCTGCTGAGGCTGCTGGAGGAGCCGTACTACGCGCTGCCCGCGCCCAAGACGACCGGCAAGGAGCTGTTCCACCTCGGCCATCTGCGGGACGCGCTGGCCGGTTTCGGGACGCTGCCCGCCGAGGACGTCGTCGCCACGCTGACCATGCTCACGGCACGGACGGTCGCCGACGCCGTGCGTGCGATGGGCGCGACGGAGGTGATCGCCTCGGGCGGCGGGACGCGCAATCCCGTACTGATGAGGATGCTCGGGCAGCGGCTGCCAGGGGTGGCGCTGCGCACGTCGGACGAGTTGGGGCTGCCGTCGGCCGCGAAGGAGGCGTACGCCTTCGCCGTGCTGGGCTTCCTGACCGTGCACGGACTGCCCGGCACCGTGCCGTCCGCCACCGGCGCCCGGCACGCGCGCGTGCTCGGCTCGATCACTCCGGGCCGGGACGGACTGCGGCTTCCGCCACCCGCGAAGGAGCGGCCGGTACGGCTGGTCCTGGACTGA